GGCCGCGTCGTCCCAGAGTCCCGCAGAGCACGACGTCAGCGCTCTTCCAGCCAAAGTAGAACGGTGCCCGCAGCTCCCATGATGATGTTCGGAAGCCACGCGGCGACGAACGGGTTGATGGCCCCGTTTCTGCCGAAGGCCGAGCAAGCCGACGTCATGAGATAATACGCAAAGAATGAAATGACCGCCAGCGCGATGCCGAGCGTTTTTCCCCTCTTTCCAAAGCGCAGCGCGAGAGGAAGCGCAATTACGACGCCGACGAAGCAGGCAAAAGGCCACGCGAGCTTATCGGCCAGATTGATTTGCAGGTTGCCCATCGCCGTACCGCCGATTCCCTGGGCCTGCAGCGCGTTGACCTGCGTGCGAAGCGACTTGCTGCTCATCGTCCACGGATCGTTGTTGACTTGGCTGACGAACTGCGAGGCCGTCTCCCCAAGTGGAAGGCCGATCGACACGCTCTTTACGCGTTGCTGATTGGTGAGAAAGCCGTCGGTGTTGTAGCGCGTGTCGATCACGTCGCGCAGCAACAGCGAGGTACCCTGGACACTCGCGTTGCGCGCCTGCAGCGTCTCGTTCCACGGCCCGTACTTTGCGGGTTTGAAGATCTGCACGTCGAGCATCGTCTTGTTGTCCGGGCCGACCTGCCCGACGTAGAAGGTATTGCCCGTGTCGGGGTCCTTACGGAAGAATTGCGGTTCGACCGGCAGCGAGTCCGTATGGTAGATGATTTGATAGAAGGTGCGCGTCGACAGGTCGACCGAGGCCGGGGCGACGTACTCGTTCATCAAATAGGCAATCAAGAACATCGCGACGCCGAAGAGCAGCGGCGAGAGCGCGATGCGCATGACGGAGATGCCGGCGGTGCGCATCGCCGTTACCTCGTTGTCGCCCATGAGGCGCCCCATCGCGAGCAGCGCTGCGAAGAGACAGGCGAAGGGAAAGGCCATCGGAATCGCCTGCGGCACGCGGAATATCACGAAGCGCAGTACGAGAAAGAACGGCGCGTGCTGGTTGATGATGTAGTCAGCGGCGAGGAAGAAAATATTGAGCGCCCAGAAGAGCAGAAACGCCCCGAACGCAAACATGAACGGGCTGACCATTTCCCGCAGCATATAGCTATCGAGGATCGACGGCAGGCGCAAGAGCGGAGCTCTTACGCGCGGAAGCGGCTGGTGCTGGGTGAGGGTCGTCATTGCGAACGATCGGCTCTGCGCATCACGGCGCGGGCCAGCCGGCTAGTAACTGTTGTACGCGTTAAGCACGCGCACGACGTACGCTT
The genomic region above belongs to Candidatus Cybelea sp. and contains:
- a CDS encoding LptF/LptG family permease, with amino-acid sequence MTTLTQHQPLPRVRAPLLRLPSILDSYMLREMVSPFMFAFGAFLLFWALNIFFLAADYIINQHAPFFLVLRFVIFRVPQAIPMAFPFACLFAALLAMGRLMGDNEVTAMRTAGISVMRIALSPLLFGVAMFLIAYLMNEYVAPASVDLSTRTFYQIIYHTDSLPVEPQFFRKDPDTGNTFYVGQVGPDNKTMLDVQIFKPAKYGPWNETLQARNASVQGTSLLLRDVIDTRYNTDGFLTNQQRVKSVSIGLPLGETASQFVSQVNNDPWTMSSKSLRTQVNALQAQGIGGTAMGNLQINLADKLAWPFACFVGVVIALPLALRFGKRGKTLGIALAVISFFAYYLMTSACSAFGRNGAINPFVAAWLPNIIMGAAGTVLLWLEER